The segment catatattcattgtgtgtgtgtacatacacgtgtgtgtgcgcgcgtgtgcgtgtgtgtatgtgcgcgtgtgtgtgcgtgtgtgaatCTGCATCCTGGGACCATcatttctgtcaggaggtgagcagtatgTTTCATCACTGGGTTTTGGTCTGAACAACACAAGTGTAGGCTTGTCTGATTGGAGCTCCACTTGACTGCTGCTAGACTCAGCCACTGACAGCCTGCTGGGAACTGTAGGCTCCCCTCTGGTCTGGGCTCCTTGCCCTACTTATAGCACTATAGGTGTCAGACTGGGCAGGGGACTGATCTATTTTCCTCTGCTGTGGTCAGAGGCACGTAGCAGCTGTTCATTTGGACACTTGCTCCTTTCTTGCTACACAGCTTAGTGCCCCAAAGACTCTTTGCTATGGCCCCCTTCTCCCTTCAGGCACAGGTCCCCTCCTCAATCTCTATCAGATCTGCTTTGAAAGGTGAAGGTCTGAACTGCCTGCAAGCAACTCTTTCTGCCCACTCTCTGGACATCTTCTTATGCTAATCTGGACTGAAAAAATGGCTCCCTGGTTTTTTAATCCATCTCCCAATCACAGCCTGATCtgatgcattttctagatctttctgGGCAGTTGTGGAGGAGAGCTGAACTCTGGTGCTTCTTCCTAGTCTCTGACATTGATCTCTTAGGAGCTACTCTCTGTATCTTGACATTCAAATAGTTCAGTCCATCTAACCAGCAGTTTCCAAAGTTGGGGGCTTCAAGATCTAATTAGATGATGAGAAAATAGTGTGCAACTCACCCCCCCTGGAAAATTTAGGAGCTTTACCATTAACTAGGaattctccccatctctgatcCCTTCCATACATAGTTGGTCAGCCATACAACTCTCAGTCTCCTCCCATCTTCCCTATTTCTACTGTGAGCACTGTTGTCCTTCCTCAGGTTTTCATCCTCCTTGTTATGCTAAcctcctcactcaaaagaaatgaCTTTGTTTAAAGTTAATAATATTTTCACCACCAATTATAACAGCACTATttcaatcttcattcttcttgacttttttaCTGCATTAGACACTGCTGAACACTCCCGTCTTCCTGGACATTACCCTCCTTTTTCAGTTGTCAAAAACAATGCCAGCTATAAAAACTCTCATATCTGAATACTTAAACTTAGATATAAAATTTTCtaagttatttaaaaattctgaagagTTTCAGTGAGTCCTGAACTCATTTATTAAAATCACAAATGTACAATACCTTcctttataaaaacaaatattgacATCAGGGAAGATAAAAATTTATTAGCCAAATTTCAAACAAAATCATTCTATAAGTAGTGGATGGGATTGAAAACTGACTATCATCATATAGTAAGCAAAACCAGTGATGCAATTCTTCTGTTTCGACAACCATTAAAACTAAGAATTGAAATAAACTTAACTGAGAATCAGATCTTCAAATTGCTATATCTCAAAATGTTCCAACtaagattttcaaaaataataaagcatATTCAATCACAGTGCTTTCACTAAAAAATATTGCTGCTGTTTATAGTGGACAAAAATTTGCCTGTAATATTAAGATAATGTTTAATCTTTAGCTTGTCTTTTTAAGGTCTATTTTTGCATTTTATGATGTACTTTATCACTGTAGcagtacatatataatttataaataaggaaatacacATGTAATCATCATGTGTGTCCTGACATGGATAATTGATCAAAAAAGCCTAGAgaacacatgactgaaaaaacaactgaacatcaacaacaacaaaaaccaagaccagctttccatcttttcctcaaGGACAGCAAGAAAGACTTTCTAAGTAACAAATATCTATAGCATTCCTATGATCTACCATTGTAGAAAccctgtcagaaaaggaaattaacttGGTCTACAATAAGCTGCTCCTGATGGTCCCGTGCTATTCTTTGttctcaccatttccttcttctataTGTTCACTAATTATTTTAACAACATGGTCCAGAATTTTGCCAGATAGCCAAGTCAAACTCAGTGGCTTCACAAGActctactttcttcctttttttcttttttctttttaaattggaACATTTTGTCCTTTCTCCAGGTCTGTGATACCTACCTGTTCTTCACAGTCTTTCACTGACAGTGGCTCAGGAATCTCATCTGCCAACAAATGTGACCAAAGCATAGACCTGAAAGTGAAGGCAGCTCCAAATAGTACCAAAGAAGCTCACTGATTGGTTCATTCAATTCAGAAAGGGGGTGACTTTGGGGAGAAGGAGAATTAAGTAATGAAATTCAACAAGTACCTATTACCCATTCCAACTGTTTGAATAAACAAACTCAATTGAGTAGCACACATAGATATGTTCAAAGTCTGGATTTAAAAGCAATCAAGTTCAATAAACAGTCCTGCCTTTGTTTTACAAATCTGTAAATAAGGAAAGCCACACTCTTCAACCTTCTCCTCACCAGCAGTTCTCTAGGACTGGGCTCTAGAGGAGAACCAGAATGGGTGTGAAGCCCAGTTTACTCCCACTAAGGGTAAAGAAGATCCACGAAGTGTTTCATCCTATTTAAAACTGCCCCAATGAACAAGATATATTGTATCTCTCTCTTTAAGTGTGAATGCTGCTCTACCTTTGAGACTATAATTCTACCTCACAGAGGTCATGTGAGGATTAAGTAATGAAGAATTGTAGAACTCTgcaaataaaaaatgtaattaaatgctgaataaaaataaatgttgcttTTGGCTTTCAGAGCAGGATCATGGTGGTGGGCAAGAATAAGTGCCTCACCAAAGGTGGCAAAAAAGGAGCCAAGAAGAAAGTGGTTGATCCATTTTCAAAGAAGGATTGGTGTGATGTAAAAGCACCAGCGATGTTCAACATTCGCAATATTGGCAAGACACTGGTTACGAGGGCTCAAGGAACAAAAGTTGCCTCTGACAGTCTCAAGGGTCGAGTTTCTGAAGTGAGCCTTGCTGATCTGCAGAATGAGGAGGTGGCTTTTCATAAGTTCAAGTTAATTACTGAAGATGTTCAGGGTAAAAATTGTTTGACTAATTTCCATAGAATGGACCTTACCCGGGACAAGATGTGCTCCATGGTCAAAAAGTGGCAGACGATGATTGAAGCCCATGTAGATGTCAAAACTACTGATGGGTACTTGCTCCGCCTCTTTTGTGTTGGTTTTACCAAAAAGCGCAACAACCAGATCCGTAAGATCTTTTATGCCCAGCACCAACAGGTCTGTCAAATTcgtaagaaaatgatggaaatcATGACCTGAGAGGTGCAGACAAATGACTTGAAAGAAGTTGTCAATAAACTAATTCCAGATAGCAttggaaaagacaaagaaaaggcttGCCAGTCCATTTACCCTCTCCATGATGTATTTGTCTGAAAGGTCAAGATGCTCAAGAAGCCCAAATTTGAATTGGGAAAGCTAATGGAACTGCATGGTGAAGGTGGTGGCTCTGGAAAACCTTCAGGAGATGAAACAGAGACAAAAGTAGAAAGGGCTGATGGCTATGAACCACCAGTTCAAGAGTCTGTCTAAAATAAGAAGTTTtaaagattgaaaaataaaaatttatcgtTGTgatggttttgggtttttttttaaaggtttataaATCAAATGGCAGTAATCTTTTCTGCTTAGAAAACCTCATAAATGTGACAAGTAAATAGCTTGATATTACCCAATGAAATTGTATAATTGCTCTGTAAATAAACTTGTTATAAAACCATTGGGATTATCATGCAAGATGGGTTCAGCAGGAATGGAAGATTTGAGTCactctcattttatcaatgaagtTTACAAGGTATTTGTAAATCCTTTTTTTATTTAgccatttaatccttacaacccTAGTGGCAAAAAGTGTCATGTGTTGTTTTGGATaggttttaaataaaaaaaactgatttcaaaaataaataaataaataaataaatgttatttcaaaTAGCTAACTAATACTGGAATTTAGTTTGTCCAATATTTTTCTGCAAAAAAGAGATTATACCTTCTCATGTTACAGAAATAAGTTTTAGGATTAAGTAAATTcacttataaaatatatatatgtatgtatatacatacatacatatatatattatgatCCATACCCAGAAATTATCACTTTATTATTGtgacatgcaaaatatttttctatttaaatacctttttaattatttttgcatgaATTTCAAGGCTACATTGCAGACAATGTGCCCATTAGGTAAAATCTGTAGTTCCACATacctatttttttaagttaagtttttaaactacaaaaaaaaaaaaccaaactgatcACTCAACATTATCGTGTAGACATTTACATTACCC is part of the Notamacropus eugenii isolate mMacEug1 chromosome 3, mMacEug1.pri_v2, whole genome shotgun sequence genome and harbors:
- the LOC140532866 gene encoding small ribosomal subunit protein eS1-like translates to MVVGKNKCLTKGGKKGAKKKVVDPFSKKDWCDVKAPAMFNIRNIGKTLVTRAQGTKVASDSLKGRVSEVSLADLQNEEVAFHKFKLITEDVQGKNCLTNFHRMDLTRDKMCSMVKKWQTMIEAHVDVKTTDGYLLRLFCVGFTKKRNNQIRKIFYAQHQQVCQIRKKMMEIMT